A segment of the Acidobacteriota bacterium genome:
ATGACGATGGCCCCGTAACCGGCCATCCGGATCGCGAGGGCGCTGCGGCCGCCCGCGTGGCTCTCCCCCAGGTTGCCCGTCAGGGGCGACTTGAACATGGCCACGCTCTTCGAGGCCAGGGGGAACAGCCCCGTGAGGGGGCCCACGGAGAAGATCACGGGCGCCTCGGGGGCGTAGGGGTCCACCCCCTCGGGGCACTCCTCGCGGAGGAGCCGGATGGCGGCGCCGGCGCCGCCGAACCAGGACGCGAAGAGGTCCGGACGGTCCACCACCTTGTGGCTCTTGCGGCCGACGTCGATGTAGAGGACGCGGGTGGGATGGGCGGCACTCATGGACGCACCTCCGGGGCGGGTTCGGTCTTCTCCAGTTCCAGGACGCCGTGGGGGCAATACTTCGCGCAGAGCCCGCACTGGATGCAGATCAGCGGTTTGCCCGTCTCGCCGTTCCAGAAGACGGCCCCGATGATGCAGGCCTGGCGGCAGGACCCGCAGCCGATGCAGCGGTCCGCCTGCAGCCGGACCCCGCCGGTCGGCTTCTGCGAAAGCGCCCCCACCGGGCAGGCCCGGACGCAGGGGGCGTCCGCGCAGCAGCGGCAGACGATCACCTTGAAGCCCTTGGACATGCCCCCCGCCGACATGACGCCGATGCAGGAGTTGCTCAGCCCGGCGTCCCCGCCCCGCCGCGAGCAGGCGAACATGCAGAGCTGGCAGCCGACGCAGCGCTGGGAATCGACGACCTTCAGTTTCATCAGGCCTCCCTGTTCGTGGCGGCGCCGGTTTCAACCGGCGCGGACGCCCCCTTTTCAGTCACTTTCCACCCTGCCGCGGCTCGATCTTCCAGATGTCCCGGCAGTAGTCCCGGATGGCCCGGTCCGAGGAGAACCGCCCCATCCGCGCCACGTTGAGCACCGACATCCGGGCCCAGGCGTCCGGGTCGCGGAAGGTGAACGCGGCGCGGTCCTGGCTCTCCACGTAGGACCGGAAATCGGCCAGCAGCATGTACTCGTCCTGGAACAGGAGGGAGTCCACCAGGGGGCGGAAGATGTTCCGGTCGCCGCCGGAGAAGGCCCCCGACGCGATCGGTTCGACAACGGCGCGGATGACGGGGTCCGACTCGTAGAGATCGGCCGGGCGGTAACCCGACCGGCGCCGCTCCATCACTTCCGCCGCGGTCAGGCCGAAAAGGAAGAAATTCTCCTCCCCCACCGCCTCGCGGATCTCGACGTTGGCGCCGTCCAGGGTGCCGATGGTCAGGGCGCCATTGAGCGAGAATTTCATGTTCCCGGTCCCCGAGGCCTCCTTCCCCGCGGTGGAGATCTGCTCCGACAAATCGGCGGCGGGGTAGATGCACTGGGCGTTCCGGACGTTGAAATCGGGCACGAAGACCACGCGGAGGAGCCCCTGCGCCTCCGGGTCGTTGTTCACCACCTCCGCCACCGCGTGGGCGAGCCGGATGATGAGCTTGGCCATGTGGTAGGCGGGGG
Coding sequences within it:
- a CDS encoding 4Fe-4S binding protein, yielding MKLKVVDSQRCVGCQLCMFACSRRGGDAGLSNSCIGVMSAGGMSKGFKVIVCRCCADAPCVRACPVGALSQKPTGGVRLQADRCIGCGSCRQACIIGAVFWNGETGKPLICIQCGLCAKYCPHGVLELEKTEPAPEVRP